In one window of Hevea brasiliensis isolate MT/VB/25A 57/8 chromosome 10, ASM3005281v1, whole genome shotgun sequence DNA:
- the LOC131169445 gene encoding receptor-like protein 43: protein MLSYNNLWLLTESNTNAVIANFTNLGLASCNLSEFPHFLHNQYELRRLDLSSNNIQGPIPSWLWNISRNSLEYMNLSHNLLTGFEEASVVLQWAHLTMLDIRSNMLQGSLWSTNYFDGSISPAWRNGCNLRFINLSHNRLQGQLPRSLANCSMLEFINFGENQLNDSFPYWLGNLPQLKVLILRSNGFYGALRKVGTSKFSELQIIDLSQNKFIGHLPTAYFEIWDAMKIIDTSHMTYMGESDIYPGSFPVFAYENYDYSIIMNNKGLRLEYLKIPSTLAAIDFSCNRFEGAIPNVIGNLKALHLLNLSNNMLTGHIPSSLANMKELECLDLSSNWLSGQVPLQLSELTYLSSFNVSWNNLSGSVPQGKQFDTFDSNSYKGNSGLCGALLEIKCGKFETIPSTPSTFTDDENSGSFFKINWMIIMIGYAGGLIVGVVAGNEFTKRKHDWFVKTFGRKQLRRQRKKNIRN from the coding sequence ATGTTATCATACAACAACTTATGGTTGCTCACAGAAAGCAACACAAATGCCGTCATTGCTAATTTTACTAATTTGGGATTGGCTTCTTGCAACCTTAGTGAGTTCCCCCATTTCTTGCATAATCAATATGAGTTGCGGCGCCTGGACCTTTCCTCAAACAACATTCAAGGCCCAATACCTTCTTGGCTGTGGAACATAAGCAGAAATTCATTGGAGTATATGAACCTTTCTCATAACTTATTAACTGGTTTTGAGGAAGCTTCGGTTGTTCTTCAATGGGCTCATCTAACCATGTTAGACATTCGGTCTAATATGCTACAAGGATCACTGTGGTCCACCAATTACTTTGATGGAAGTATTTCCCCAGCATGGAGAAATGGATGCAATTTGAGATTTATCAATTTAAGCCACAATAGATTGCAAGGGCAACTACCAAGATCATTGGCCAATTGTTCAATGTTAGAGTTTATCAACTTCGGTGAAAATCAATTAAATGATAGTTTCCCTTATTGGTTGGGAAATCTTCCGCAGTTGAAAGTCCTCATTTTGAGATCCAATGGCTTTTATGGTGCATTAAGGAAAGTTGGAACGAGTAAGTTTTCTGAGCTTCAAATCATTGACCTATCTCAGAATAAATTCATTGGGCATCTGCCAACTGCATACTTTGAGATATGGGATGCCATGAAGATTATAGACACAAGCCACATGACATATATGGGTGAAAGTGACATATATCCTGGTTCATTTCCAGTTTTtgcatatgaaaattatgattacTCAATAATCATGAATAACAAAGGCTTGCGATTGGAATATTTGAAAATTCCAAGCACTTTGGCGGCCATTGATTTCTCATGTAATAGATTTGAAGGGGCAATTCCAAATGTCATTGGAAATCTTAAAGCACTTCATTTGCTTAACCTTTCCAACAACATGCTCACTGGTCATATACCATCATCTTTGGCAAACATGAAAGAATTGGAATGCTTGGATCTTTCTAGCAACTGGCTCTCAGGACAGGTACCTTTGCAATTATCTGAACTCACTTACCTTTCATCATTCAATGTGTCTTGGAACAATCTTTCAGGTTCTGTACCACAAGGAAAACAATTTGACACATTTGATAGCAACTCATATAAAGGGAACTCAGGATTATGTGGAGCTCTTTTGGAGATTAAATGTGGAAAATTTGAAACTATCCCATCAACTCCCTCCACTTTCACAGACGATGAAAACTCAGGATCTTTCTTTAAAATTAACTGGATGATAATAATGATAGGTTACGCAGGTGGCTTGATAGTGGGAGTGGTTGCTGGGAATGAGTTCACCAAAAGAAAACATGATTGGTTTGTGAAAACTTTTGGAAGGAAACAATTGAGGAGACAAAGGAAGAAAAACAtaagaaattga